TGTTCCCGAAGACCGCTATTGTGGATCCGGAGTTGATGCTTTCTGTTCCGCCGAAGTTCACGGCATATCAGGGCTTTGATGCACTGTTTCACAGCGTAGAAGCATACATTGCCAAGTCTGCGAGCCTGATGAGCGATATGTATGCACTGACGGCGATAGAGAATATCGGCGGTTATTTGGCACGTGCCGTGGAAAACGGCAAGGATTTGGAAGCGCGCGAGCATGTTGCATTTGCCAATACGTTGTCCGGTGTGGTTATGACGATGTGTTCCTTGACGAGTGAGCACGCCATGGAGCACGCGATGAGTGCGTATCATCAGGAGCTGCCGCACGGCGCAGGACTTATTTTGATTTCTCTGCCGTACTATGAACACTTTGTCAAAGCGCATGCGTGTGATGGACGATTTGTTCGGATGGCACAGGCGCTCGGCAAAAAAGATGCATCTAAACCGGAAGATTTTCTGACTGCTTTGGAGGATTTGCAGAAGGCCTGCGGCGTATACGGCCTGAAAATGTCAGATTTTGGAATGAAAAAGGAAGAAGCACTGACGCTGGCGCAGAATGCCCGCGCGACGATGGGCGCATTGTTCCGCGCAGACCGCGTGCCGCTCTCCGATGAGGAATGTGCAACTATCTTTGAGAGAGCATATAGATAAGTCGAGAAGAAGAATGTGAAAAAGACGGATGTTTGAGAGAACATCCGTCTTTTTTTGAAAAAATGCCGAAATAAAAAATTACCTGTGCAAAACTATTGACAGAGAAGAAGGGTGTGATATTATATAATATGATTAGCTAAAACTAATAAAACCGGAAAGCAGGTACTTTGCGTACAGGGAGCGTTCTACATACGATGAAATTGACAGAACAGGAAAAGTGCATATACGGAAACAGTGTACAAGTTGTAGCGCGAGAAGATGACTGTACCATTTACACCCGAGAAGATGAAACAGGAACCGCACGGATGACCTGCTACCGTGTCTTTCCGGGCATTGATTTGGTTTACAATGACATCCACATGCAGAGCTCCGGCATGAAACCGGCGATGCATGGAAACTTTTTGGAAATCAATCACTGCAGAGAGGGACGGGCTGAGTGCGAGTGCGGTGACCAGTTTTACTATATCACGGCGGGAGACTTATCCATCCAGCAGCGGAAGGACTGCAGCCATGCGTCCTACTATCCGCTCAGCCATTATCACGGCATCTCCATTTTGATTGATGCAGACCATTCACCGATGTGCCTTTCGTGCTTTTTGAAGGATGTCAACGTACAGCCGACAACGTTGATTCAGAAATTTTGCAAAAATGAAGCGGGATATGTTGTCCGTTCACAACCGCGTTTGACACATATTTTTTCGGAGCTGTACACGGTTCCCGAGAGTATCCGAAAGGGCTATTTCAAAGTAAAGATATTGGAATTGTTGCTGTTTCTGAGCAGCATGTCATTGGACGATGACATGGTTCGTGAGCGCAGCTATTCCGGCAATCAAGTCACCCTGGCGAAGGATGCCGGACGATATTTGGCACAGCACATGGATCGCCGCGTGACCATCGACGAATTGGCAGAGCAATTTTACGTGTCTCCTACGCAGCTAAAAAACAGTTTTAAGGGCGTATATGGCGTTTCTATCTATGCGTACACGCGCTCGCAAAAAATGCAGGCAGCTGCCTGCGCGCTGCGGCAGACCGACGATACCGTCATGCAGATCGCCGGACGATACGGCTATGAAAATCCGAGCAAGTTTGCAAAGGCGTTTAAAGATGTGCTGGGCGTCACGCCAAATGAATATCGAAACACCTCAGAGTGAAATGTCTGTTTGGAGCAGGAAATGCTCTAAACGGAGTAGAGGAAAAGATGAAATTACCGTAAACTAACATTGTCAAACGAAAGAACGCGCCTGCGGGCGTTTTCTTTTGGATGACAGGTTAGCAAACACTAATTTAACGCACAGAGAGGTGAAAAGCATGAGTGTAGTAATTGTTGGCGGCAATGACTGTATGGTACGCCGTTATAAAGATCTTTGCAAACAATACGACTGTCAGGCAAAAGTCTTCACGCAGATGAAGGACGGCCTGAAAAACAAAATCGGATGCCCCGATCTGCTGGTGCTGTTCACCAGCACGATGTCCCATAAGATGCTGCGATATGCATTGAACGAAACCAAGGGACAGGATAGCATGATTGTCGCACGTTCTCATTCGAGCTCGATGTCTGCCCTGCGCAACATTTTGGAAG
The sequence above is a segment of the Butyricicoccus intestinisimiae genome. Coding sequences within it:
- a CDS encoding DUF2325 domain-containing protein, which codes for MSVVIVGGNDCMVRRYKDLCKQYDCQAKVFTQMKDGLKNKIGCPDLLVLFTSTMSHKMLRYALNETKGQDSMIVARSHSSSMSALRNILEEHAC
- a CDS encoding helix-turn-helix domain-containing protein; the protein is MKLTEQEKCIYGNSVQVVAREDDCTIYTREDETGTARMTCYRVFPGIDLVYNDIHMQSSGMKPAMHGNFLEINHCREGRAECECGDQFYYITAGDLSIQQRKDCSHASYYPLSHYHGISILIDADHSPMCLSCFLKDVNVQPTTLIQKFCKNEAGYVVRSQPRLTHIFSELYTVPESIRKGYFKVKILELLLFLSSMSLDDDMVRERSYSGNQVTLAKDAGRYLAQHMDRRVTIDELAEQFYVSPTQLKNSFKGVYGVSIYAYTRSQKMQAAACALRQTDDTVMQIAGRYGYENPSKFAKAFKDVLGVTPNEYRNTSE
- a CDS encoding iron-containing alcohol dehydrogenase, which produces MSFRMYVPTRIIFGAGSLNKLSRQKLPGKKALVVISNGKSTRANGYLDRTLEALQQAGAETVVFDQVMANPLKSTVMAGGAFAREHGCDFIVALGGGSVIDASKAIAIVATNDGDIWDYVYGGTGGCQRISVNPLPVIAITTTAGTGSEVDAFSVITNEETNEKIGLGGDARLFPKTAIVDPELMLSVPPKFTAYQGFDALFHSVEAYIAKSASLMSDMYALTAIENIGGYLARAVENGKDLEAREHVAFANTLSGVVMTMCSLTSEHAMEHAMSAYHQELPHGAGLILISLPYYEHFVKAHACDGRFVRMAQALGKKDASKPEDFLTALEDLQKACGVYGLKMSDFGMKKEEALTLAQNARATMGALFRADRVPLSDEECATIFERAYR